From the Lolium rigidum isolate FL_2022 chromosome 2, APGP_CSIRO_Lrig_0.1, whole genome shotgun sequence genome, one window contains:
- the LOC124685853 gene encoding protein JASON-like: MGCFLSCFRGRPGSASGDGLQDPLVRASRLGDAFLDDRDDDAPKLGAGGKLKEDLGNGGGLDDELRREANYLKSCGTISETPPEILKVSNQIKADNSNECDDTPNNAQDIKGITEVSEDKDYISEEFNCDGHGELSNDQNTDEGADDVSAVESESVSLLQDKSSRRNITNQNLDSSDSPFPTPLVLRGDIQTPGTMFTAYQQNVKTGKRGRTGKQFIYPVLRPIENKLEWMELRDESSPMIASHPPKRRYLCEDSTEKPQQALPSSVSTDTELPESAPFSFHAKSKGQAEEVTSPEEHKNQNGSHQILDGGIGELLKISSSYNEKHGVASLSSWLKTSSAEGSESHSGIGGDFGKLPGFGRIGDITEVPIFVASGLNWNDDNPTPMLPKAVWDGNGIPNTTTKYKEDQKVNWHATPFEERLMKVLSDEKPKHERKMSGKLIHLEEDAMESLATASS, from the exons ATGGGCTGCTTCCTCTCCTGCTTCCGCGGCCGCCCCGGCAGCGCGTCCGGCGACGGCCTCCAG GACCCGCTCGTGCGCGCGAGCAGGCTCGGGGACGCCTTCCTGGACGACCGCGACGACGACGCACCAA aacttGGAGCGGGCGGAAAACTGAAGGAGGATTTGGGGAACGGCGGAGGCCTCGACGACGAACTCAGGCGAGAG GCAAATTATCTCAAATCATGTGGCACAATATCAGAAACCCCTCCAGAAATTCTAAAagtatcaaatcaaatcaaagcagaTAATAGTAATGAG TGCGATGACACGCCCAATAATGCACAGGATATTAAAGGGATAACGGAGGTATCTGAAGATAAAGATTATATATCTGAAGA GTTCAACTGTGATGGGCATGGTGAATTGAGTAATGACCAGAACACTGATGAAGGTGCTGATGATGTTAGCGCGGTTGAATCAGAGTCTGTATCATTGTTACAGGACAAGTCTTCACGCCGGAACATCACCAACCAGAACCTTGATTCTAGCGACTCGCCTTTCCCTACTCCTTTGGTTCTCAGAGGTGACATTCAGACTCCTGGAACAATGTTTACAGCATACCAGCAGAATGTTAAGACTGGAAAGCGTGGGAGGACAGGCAAACAGTTCATCTACCCTGTTCTGAGACCTATCGAGAACAAACTAGAATGGATGGAACTGAGAGATGAGTCTTCACCTATGATTGCATCCCATCCTCCGAAGAGAAGGTACTTGTGTGAAGATTCTACTGAGAAACCTCAGCAAGCTTTACCAAGCTCGGTGAGCACAGACACGGAGCTACCAGAATCTGCACCGTTTTCATTCCATGCCAAAAGTAAAGGGCAGGCTGAAGAGGTGACATCTCCAGAGGAACACAAGAACCAGAATGGCAGCCATCAGATTCTGGATGGTGGCATTGGAGAGCTCCTGAAAATTAGTAGTTCATACAATGAGAAGCATGGCGTGGCTAGTCTGTCCTCTTGGCTCAAGACTTCATCTGCAGAAGGTAGTGAGAGCCATAGTGGAATCGGTGGCGACTTCGGAAAGCTGCCGGGCTTCGGGAGGATCGGCGATATCACTGAGGTGCCGATCTTTGTTGCTTCTGGGCTGAACTGGAACGATGACAATCCTACTCCCATGTTGCCGAAGGCGGTGTGGGACGGGAATGGGATTCCAAACACAACCACCAAGTATAAGGAg GACCAGAAAGTGAATTGGCATGCCACACCATTTGAGGAAAGGCTGATGAAAGTTTTATCCGATGAGAAACCGAAGCATGAAAG GAAGATGAGTGGCAAGCTGATCCACCTCGAGGAAGACGCAATGGAGAGCCTTGCAACTGCTTCCTCGTGA